One uncultured Carboxylicivirga sp. genomic window, TTCTTTTTGAAAACGATCACTTTATCTCCTTTTACGTGAGATAATACTTTAGCTGTTACTTTTGCACCTTCCAACACTGGAGCGCCAATTTTAACGTCTCCTTCATTGTCAAGCAAAAGTACTTTTTCAAATTCTACAGAGGAACCTTCCTCTGCGCTCAATCGATGCACAAAGATCTTTCTGTCTTTTTCTACTTTGAATTGCTGTCCAGCAATATCAACAACTGCGTACATATCACCAATTATTTATGGTTTTATCCAGGAGGTGGGCTTTAACACAATAATTCAGCCACTTTTTCGACCCCACAAGATTCAATGGAGTGCAAAAGTATAAAAAAATATTGCATCACACAAACAAATTTACTTTACTTATGCT contains:
- the rplU gene encoding 50S ribosomal protein L21 is translated as MYAVVDIAGQQFKVEKDRKIFVHRLSAEEGSSVEFEKVLLLDNEGDVKIGAPVLEGAKVTAKVLSHVKGDKVIVFKKKRRKTFKKKNGHRQYFTQIQIEEIVG